Proteins from a genomic interval of Helicobacter pylori Shi112:
- a CDS encoding phosphatidylglycerophosphatase A has translation MNKFSLRACFLTLFFSGYSKKAPGTIGSLVALLLGLPVLIFSANTLFLAAVFIGLIAIAQIDKEEEESKIHDSSYIVIDELVGMWLAMAISGLSLAGVILSFIFFRIYDITKPSLIGKIDKEVKGGLGVVADDALAGVLAGLSALLVINILGFFNIKL, from the coding sequence TTGAATAAATTTAGTCTTCGCGCGTGTTTTCTAACCCTTTTTTTTAGCGGGTATTCTAAAAAAGCTCCTGGAACGATAGGGAGTTTAGTAGCGTTGTTGCTAGGCTTACCTGTTTTAATTTTTTCGGCTAACACTTTGTTTTTAGCGGCAGTTTTTATTGGGCTTATCGCTATCGCTCAAATAGATAAAGAAGAAGAAGAGAGTAAGATTCATGACAGCTCTTATATTGTGATAGACGAATTAGTGGGCATGTGGTTGGCGATGGCGATTAGCGGGTTATCGTTAGCGGGCGTAATTTTGAGTTTTATCTTTTTTAGGATCTATGATATTACTAAACCCTCACTCATTGGCAAGATAGACAAAGAAGTTAAAGGGGGCTTAGGGGTTGTGGCTGATGACGCTTTAGCGGGTGTTTTAGCCGGATTGAGCGCGTTATTAGTCATCAATATTTTGGGATTTTTTAACATTAAACTTTAA
- a CDS encoding D-alanine--D-alanine ligase, which yields MEFCVLFGGASFEHEISIVSAIALKEALKDRIKYFIFLDENHHFYLIEESNMHSKYFAQIKEKKLPPLILTRNGLLKNSFLGAKIIELPLVINLVHGGDGEDGKLASLLEFYRIAFIGPRIEASVLSYNKYLTKLYAKDLGIKALDHVLLNEKNRANALNLIGFNFPFIVKPNNAGSSLGVSVVKEEKELIYALDGAFEYSKEVLIEPFIQGVKEYNLAGCKIKKDFCFSYIEEPNKQEFLDFKQKYLDFSRNKAPKANLSNALEEQLKENFKKLYNDLFDGALIRCDFFVIENEVYLNEINPIPGSLANYLFDDFKTTLENLAQSLPKTPKIPIKNSYLLQIQKNK from the coding sequence GTGGAATTTTGCGTTTTATTTGGTGGGGCGAGTTTTGAGCATGAAATCAGCATTGTGAGCGCGATCGCGCTTAAAGAAGCGCTAAAGGATAGGATTAAATATTTTATTTTTTTAGATGAAAACCATCATTTTTATTTGATTGAAGAATCTAACATGCATTCAAAATACTTCGCTCAGATCAAAGAAAAAAAATTACCCCCCCTAATCCTTACGCGCAATGGCTTGCTTAAGAACTCGTTTTTAGGCGCTAAGATTATAGAATTGCCTCTAGTGATTAATCTTGTGCATGGGGGCGATGGCGAAGACGGGAAATTAGCGAGCTTGTTAGAATTTTATCGTATCGCTTTTATAGGCCCTAGGATTGAAGCGAGCGTGTTGAGTTATAACAAATATTTAACCAAGCTTTACGCCAAAGACTTAGGGATAAAGGCTTTAGATCATGTTCTTTTGAATGAAAAAAACCGCGCTAACGCTCTAAATTTGATTGGCTTTAATTTTCCTTTTATTGTCAAGCCCAATAATGCTGGGAGCTCTTTAGGGGTGAGCGTTGTGAAAGAAGAAAAAGAATTGATTTACGCTTTAGACGGCGCGTTTGAATATTCTAAAGAGGTCTTAATAGAGCCTTTCATTCAGGGAGTGAAAGAATACAATTTAGCCGGTTGCAAGATCAAAAAGGATTTCTGTTTTTCCTATATTGAAGAGCCTAACAAACAGGAATTTTTAGACTTCAAACAAAAATATTTGGATTTTTCACGCAATAAAGCCCCTAAAGCGAATCTTTCTAACGCCCTAGAAGAACAATTGAAAGAAAATTTTAAAAAACTCTATAACGATTTGTTTGATGGCGCGCTCATCCGTTGCGATTTTTTTGTCATAGAAAATGAAGTGTATCTTAATGAGATCAACCCCATTCCTGGCAGTTTGGCCAATTATTTGTTTGATGATTTTAAAACAACGCTAGAAAATTTAGCGCAATCATTACCCAAAACCCCTAAAATCCCAATCAAAAACTCTTATTTGTTGCAAATCCAAAAGAATAAGTAA
- the estV gene encoding lipase EstV, protein MAKRSIAYLDSVFDISYTFIDHHSPLNALFLHGWGSSKEIMQQAFQGCFLNYNHLYVDLPGFNQSPNDEKVLETKDYANIINSFLKSVDKKAHVVFGHSFGGKVAILCENERIVLLSSAGILEPKPLKVRCKILLAKIVKKLGLNLGFLRSKDAMGLNQAMYETFKKVVSEDFSDHFKRCEKEVLLFWGKDDKATPLSSAQKMQTLLKRSALFVLEGDHFFFLNQAKEIEKLVENHHAKS, encoded by the coding sequence ATGGCCAAACGCAGTATCGCTTATTTGGATAGCGTTTTTGACATTTCCTACACTTTTATAGACCACCATAGCCCTTTAAACGCCTTGTTTTTGCATGGTTGGGGGAGTTCTAAAGAAATCATGCAACAAGCGTTTCAAGGCTGTTTTTTAAATTACAACCATTTGTATGTGGATTTGCCCGGCTTCAATCAAAGCCCTAACGATGAAAAAGTTTTAGAGACTAAAGATTATGCTAATATCATCAATTCGTTCTTAAAAAGCGTGGATAAAAAAGCGCATGTCGTTTTTGGGCATAGCTTTGGAGGGAAAGTAGCGATCTTGTGTGAAAACGAACGCATTGTTTTATTGAGCAGCGCAGGGATCTTAGAGCCAAAGCCCTTAAAAGTGCGTTGTAAAATCCTTTTAGCTAAAATCGTTAAAAAATTAGGCTTGAATTTAGGGTTTTTGAGGAGTAAGGACGCTATGGGGCTTAATCAAGCGATGTATGAAACCTTTAAAAAAGTAGTTAGCGAAGACTTTAGCGATCATTTCAAACGATGCGAGAAAGAAGTTTTATTATTTTGGGGTAAAGATGATAAAGCAACCCCCTTAAGCTCTGCTCAAAAAATGCAAACCTTATTGAAAAGAAGCGCGTTATTCGTTTTAGAAGGGGATCATTTCTTTTTTTTAAACCAGGCAAAAGAGATTGAAAAACTAGTGGAGAATCATCATGCAAAGTCTTAG